One region of Hydrogenobaculum sp. Y04AAS1 genomic DNA includes:
- a CDS encoding YjfB family protein, giving the protein MSYMDIANIATDMQQAKDVNKQQIWGLKSMLDNQSNVVQQLLGEVSNTNNNPPNTGEKLNVKA; this is encoded by the coding sequence ATGAGTTACATGGATATAGCAAACATAGCAACTGATATGCAGCAAGCTAAAGATGTAAACAAGCAACAAATATGGGGCTTAAAATCCATGCTGGACAATCAATCCAACGTAGTGCAACAGCTATTGGGCGAAGTTTCAAATACAAACAACAATCCGCCAAACACAGGAGAAAAATTAAACGTAAAGGCATGA
- a CDS encoding response regulator transcription factor: MKVLIVEDNIDLALSIKDIIRSKGWLADFVSNFEDAKYATKDKSYDIVILDLMLGPKNGIELLKNAREENLKTPFLILTAKDGINDKLTAFNIGADDYLTKPFDMKELLARIEAIVRRTRQTGSAELICNKLVLDTSNFTIQIDGKVIPATKKQFLILEKLISNVGRVVTVEQLLSYAWGIDEEPSSFSLRSHIRTIRRLIDGSGCQIRTVYGIGYSIEPKDSSGKIEETDWD; encoded by the coding sequence ATGAAGGTTCTTATAGTAGAAGACAATATAGACTTAGCACTTTCTATAAAAGATATTATAAGAAGCAAAGGATGGCTTGCGGATTTTGTATCAAACTTTGAAGATGCCAAATATGCTACAAAAGACAAGTCTTATGATATAGTAATACTGGATTTGATGCTTGGTCCTAAAAATGGTATTGAGCTTTTAAAAAATGCTAGAGAAGAAAATTTAAAAACACCGTTTTTGATACTTACCGCAAAAGACGGTATAAACGATAAATTAACCGCTTTCAACATAGGAGCCGATGATTATCTTACAAAGCCTTTTGATATGAAAGAGCTTCTTGCAAGGATAGAAGCCATTGTAAGAAGAACCAGACAAACCGGTAGCGCTGAGTTAATATGCAATAAACTTGTGCTTGATACTTCTAATTTTACAATTCAAATAGATGGTAAGGTGATACCAGCTACTAAAAAACAATTTTTGATATTAGAAAAGCTTATTTCTAACGTTGGAAGAGTTGTAACAGTAGAACAGCTTCTTAGTTATGCGTGGGGAATAGACGAAGAGCCATCTTCTTTTTCTTTGAGGTCTCATATTAGAACAATCAGAAGGCTTATAGATGGCTCCGGATGTCAGATAAGGACAGTCTATGGCATAGGATATTCTATAGAACCCAAAGATAGCTCCGGTAAAATAGAAGAAACAGATTGGGATTAG
- a CDS encoding HAMP domain-containing sensor histidine kinase, which translates to MGLEEKKENTLAYLTVVYSLVIFAIVFIFSISSYLAFSILVDNFVASDLRQELRYISAQNITENTRWLTFSDESIAVLDKSGNIISVSKNFPSFRFSKFKSGFHLGYINGKRIMYIRALLPNHFTVIVARNMTKFESIKKKLLSSFILALVILSVIIAFTGFFIAKAITNSFISFMERIYTMALNFSHEVKTPLAIISTNLSLLEINPDKAYIERISRALKQLNNLLNKVVFIAKADEYSMLNKQTFMLEDVVMKALKELEPIIEEKGLKIELNIEPIEITSSWELYEAIVSNLLENAVKYTNEGYIKIAVVSDNKNIIIKVEDTGVGIPKEKLSTITKEFERANIDKPGFGLGLFIVSKSIGILKGKLHIESKENKGTIITVYIPF; encoded by the coding sequence TTGGGATTAGAAGAGAAAAAAGAAAATACCCTTGCCTATCTCACCGTAGTATATAGTCTGGTTATTTTTGCTATAGTTTTTATATTTTCTATATCGTCGTATTTAGCTTTTAGTATATTGGTAGATAACTTTGTAGCTTCGGATTTGAGACAAGAATTGCGATATATAAGCGCTCAGAATATTACTGAGAACACGAGATGGCTTACTTTCAGCGATGAATCAATAGCAGTGTTAGATAAAAGCGGTAATATAATAAGCGTATCAAAGAATTTTCCTAGTTTTAGGTTTTCAAAATTTAAATCTGGTTTTCATCTTGGTTATATAAACGGTAAAAGGATTATGTATATAAGGGCTTTGCTACCTAATCATTTTACTGTGATAGTAGCAAGAAACATGACAAAATTTGAATCTATTAAGAAAAAACTGTTGAGCAGTTTTATATTGGCATTGGTAATACTTTCTGTAATAATAGCTTTTACAGGATTTTTTATAGCAAAAGCTATAACAAATAGCTTCATAAGTTTCATGGAAAGAATATATACTATGGCGCTTAACTTTTCCCATGAAGTAAAAACACCCCTAGCTATAATATCTACAAACCTTTCTTTGTTAGAAATTAATCCTGATAAAGCTTATATAGAAAGAATCTCAAGAGCTCTAAAACAGCTAAATAATCTGTTAAATAAAGTAGTTTTCATAGCAAAAGCAGACGAGTATTCTATGTTAAATAAACAAACATTTATGTTGGAAGATGTTGTAATGAAAGCGCTAAAAGAACTTGAGCCTATTATAGAGGAAAAAGGCTTGAAGATAGAGCTTAACATAGAGCCTATAGAGATTACATCTTCTTGGGAGCTTTATGAAGCTATTGTATCTAATTTATTGGAAAATGCTGTAAAATATACAAATGAAGGTTATATAAAAATAGCGGTCGTGTCTGATAATAAAAATATAATTATTAAGGTAGAAGACACCGGTGTTGGCATACCAAAAGAAAAACTCTCTACAATTACTAAAGAGTTTGAAAGAGCCAACATAGATAAACCCGGTTTTGGTCTTGGGCTTTTTATAGTATCAAAGTCAATTGGTATATTAAAAGGTAAATTGCATATTGAATCTAAGGAAAACAAAGGTACCATCATAACGGTTTATATACCGTTTTAG
- a CDS encoding AI-2E family transporter: MLKKDKTINIGFTVFLIILIILAIYTIAPFFTPIVWSMIAIIVFYPLHKKLSHILKSENLSSLIITILILLIVVIPFSVFGVLIIEQGIYLVQNASAFIMSLDQQKVYLISKKLPIIGKHITYYKFLRFLHLNAPTINQAANSILTYAASFLGDQLKNMVLFLGSFMLKALIFLMSTFFMLRDWDKFIDFVKDITPMNTKDFDTILKTVYSTVLSVVYGFVGTALIQAIFGFFMYYYFTPNYALVLAFITFMSSFIPPLGTALVWIPYGFYVAYQNGLLASLEAFAYSILFIIGSDNFVRPLLMKKAIHIPYILLSLSVLGGLFSMGFLGMFLGPIVFTTLITAFNIYKEKFS, translated from the coding sequence ATGCTAAAAAAAGATAAGACGATAAATATAGGTTTTACAGTATTTTTAATAATACTTATAATCCTTGCAATATACACAATAGCTCCTTTTTTTACACCTATCGTTTGGTCTATGATAGCTATAATAGTATTTTATCCGCTTCACAAAAAACTTTCTCATATACTAAAATCTGAAAACTTAAGTTCTTTAATTATCACAATCCTTATATTGCTCATAGTAGTGATACCATTTTCTGTGTTTGGAGTACTCATAATAGAGCAAGGTATTTACCTTGTGCAAAACGCTAGTGCTTTCATAATGAGCCTTGACCAACAAAAAGTGTATCTTATATCCAAAAAATTGCCAATCATTGGCAAACATATTACCTACTACAAATTTTTGAGGTTTTTGCATCTTAATGCCCCTACTATAAACCAAGCTGCTAACTCTATACTTACCTACGCTGCCTCTTTTTTGGGTGATCAACTAAAAAACATGGTGCTTTTTTTGGGTAGTTTTATGTTAAAAGCTCTTATATTTCTTATGTCAACATTTTTTATGTTAAGAGATTGGGATAAGTTTATAGACTTTGTAAAAGATATAACCCCAATGAACACAAAAGATTTTGATACAATACTAAAAACTGTATATTCCACAGTACTTAGCGTAGTATATGGTTTCGTTGGTACTGCGCTGATACAGGCTATATTTGGATTTTTTATGTATTATTACTTTACTCCAAACTATGCTCTGGTGCTTGCTTTTATTACATTTATGTCTTCTTTTATACCACCTCTTGGTACGGCTTTAGTATGGATACCGTATGGATTTTACGTAGCTTATCAAAATGGTTTGTTAGCATCGTTAGAAGCATTTGCCTATTCAATCTTATTTATAATAGGTTCCGATAACTTTGTAAGGCCTCTTCTTATGAAAAAAGCCATACACATACCTTATATACTGCTATCTTTGTCTGTCTTAGGCGGGTTGTTTAGTATGGGATTCTTGGGTATGTTTTTAGGTCCTATTGTATTTACAACCCTTATTACAGCCTTTAACATATATAAAGAAAAATTTTCCTAA